A segment of the Thermus antranikianii DSM 12462 genome:
TTACGACATCGCTGAGGCTGCCTGAGCCGGACCGCGAGAGGACCTTCACCGCCCAAAGCTCGGCGGCGGGGGCCACGCCTAAGACGCCCACGTTGTTGTTCACTGCAGCCGCGGTTCCCGCCACATGGGTGCCGTGGCCGTTGTCATCGTCGTAGGCGGTTTTGCACTTGCCCCGGCACTTCACCACCGCGTAGCCTCCCATCAGGTTGGTGAGGTCCTCATGGCCCACCTTGATGCCGGTGTCCACCACATACACGGAGACGTTGGCCCCCTTGGCGGTGGTGGTGGGGGCGCCGATACGATCCACTCCCCAAGGGATGGTTTGGGCGTAGGCCCTGACCTCTTGGTCCGGGGTCAGGGCGTAGACCCTGGGGTCCTGGGCCAGGCGCTGGGCTTGGGCAGGGGTGAGGTTGCGGAGAATCACAGCCCCCAGGGCCTCGAGGCGGTCCTCCACGGGGATGGAAAGGCCGTGGGCCCTTTCCAAAGCGGCAAGGCGTTCGGAGAAACGGGCGGGAAGCGTGGGCGAGGCCGTGGGCTCCAGGATGGCGATGTAGGTCTGGCCCGCTTCCCTAAAGGCTTGGGGTTGCACCGTGGCCTGTTGCTGACAGGCGGCTAGGACTAAAAGGCTTAAGGCGAGGATCAGCTTCCGCATATCTCCTCCGCGGGATACGTTTGCAACTCTACGCCCGGGGTCGTGTCAAGAGTTATGTGTAAGAGTCTGTGTACGGGGGGCATACCGCTCCTGAAGCATCTTCTCCAGC
Coding sequences within it:
- a CDS encoding S8 family peptidase; protein product: MRKLILALSLLVLAACQQQATVQPQAFREAGQTYIAILEPTASPTLPARFSERLAALERAHGLSIPVEDRLEALGAVILRNLTPAQAQRLAQDPRVYALTPDQEVRAYAQTIPWGVDRIGAPTTTAKGANVSVYVVDTGIKVGHEDLTNLMGGYAVVKCRGKCKTAYDDDNGHGTHVAGTAAAVNNNVGVLGVAPAAELWAVKVLSRSGSGSLSDVVKGIDWAIAHNNGGKPKVINLSLGGSGTDDQDGQYCPSTRSTNAFHNVIQKAVCDYRITVVAAAGNEGDNAANHIPAAYDEVITVSATNSQDDWPSWSNYGPDVDLAAPGVSILSTWNSSSSGYNTLSGTSMASPHVAGAAALVLSHYPSYTPAQVKQALLQNAESTASWQNTSGNPHPEPFLNVRGF